In Canis lupus familiaris isolate Mischka breed German Shepherd chromosome 5, alternate assembly UU_Cfam_GSD_1.0, whole genome shotgun sequence, a genomic segment contains:
- the TNFRSF14 gene encoding tumor necrosis factor receptor superfamily member 14 precursor → MGPLRGWELPPWSQAPKADALSQALYLLLLGSLPWALATAPCKEEEYPVGSECCPKCSPGYRVKEACGELTGTVCAPCDPGTYTAHLNGLSECLQCRMCDPAMALVTRQKCSRTENTVCACAQGHFCISENEDDCVECRPHTPCKPGQRVVARGTEQRDTMCEDCPPGTFSPNGTLEQCQPWTMCSGPFQREAHAGTSSSDVTCSSWGPPLMSSFLGIFVLLVLISLCFWMKRRRQHERSTKPRTFQQVPQAPPDVTTVAMEETASMPPAGV, encoded by the exons ATGGGGCCTCTTCGAGGCTGGGAGCTGCCCCCCTGGAGCCAGGCCCCCAAGGCTGATGCCCTGAGCCAG GCCCTGTACCTCCTCCTCCTGGGGTCCCTCCCCTGGGCTCTGGCCACGGCCCCTTGCAAAGAGGAAGAGTATCCGGTGGGGTCCGAGTGCTGTCCCAAATGCAGCCCAG GTTACCGGGTGAAGGAGGCCTGTGGGGAGCTGACTGGCACGGTCTGTGCTCCCTGTGACCCGGGGACCTACACGGCCCACCTCAATGGCCTGAGCGAGTGTCTGCAGTGCCGAATGTGTGACCCAG CCATGGCCCTGGTGACCAGGCAGAAATGCTCCAGAACAGAGAATACTGTGTGCGCCTGTGCCCAGGGCCACTTCTGCATCAGTGAGAACGAGGACGACTGTGTGGAGTGCCGTCCCCACACGCCCTGCAAACCTGGACAGAGGGTAGTGGCCAGAG GCACTGAGCAGAGGGACACGATGTGTGAAGACTGCCCTCCCGGGACCTTCTCACCCAATGGGACCCTGGAGCAGTGCCAGCCCTGGACCAT GTGCAGCGGCCCTTTTCAGCGGGAAGCACATGCTGGGACCAGCAGCTCCGATGTCACATGCTCCTCCTGGGGCCCTCCCCTTATGAGCAGTTTCCTTGGTATATTTGTGCTCCTTGTCCTCATAAGCCTCTGCTTTTGGATGAAACGTAGAAGGCAGCATG AGAGATCCACCAAGCCAAGAACCTTTCAACAG GTCCCGCAGGCCCCACCGGACGTCACCACAGTGGCCATGGAGGAGACAGCATCCATGCCCCCTGCGGGGGTATGA